From a region of the Hemibagrus wyckioides isolate EC202008001 linkage group LG06, SWU_Hwy_1.0, whole genome shotgun sequence genome:
- the si:ch211-243j20.2 gene encoding uridine-cytidine kinase-like 1 — MLWCIFPYIAHILDDVDTLLFADENMAMSGSQADVRLHQKEDGDEEELRASRSDSGSGEDSLDGLLRGSCPLTPSLSPRKRSTSQSKTEPPLLRTNKRTIYTAGRPPWYNVTGTTFKEAFVIGLCGGSASGKTTVANKIIEALDVPWVVLLSMDSFYKVLSKEEQELAARNEYNFDHPDAFDFELLVTVLRKLKKGKSIKVPVYDFTTHSRRKEWKIVYGANVVIFEGILAFANKELLKLLDMKVFVDTDSDIRLVRRLKRDITERGRDITGVIKQYNKFVKPAFEQYIEPTVQVADIVVPRGGENFVALELIVQHVHSQLEKREITVRSALASAHQGQPLPSTLSVMESTPQVRGMHTIIRNKETNRDEFIFYSKRLMRLLIEHALSFLPLKPVSVETPQGTIYEGKRLSGKRITGVSILRAGETMEQALMAVCKDIRLGKILIQTNHDTGEPELHYLRLPKDISEDYVILMDSTVSTGAAALMAIRVLLDHDVEEDKIFLLSLLMAEMGVHSVAYAFPKVRIITTAVDKKVNDEFHIIPGIGNFGDRYFGTDAPSDCYESEEGMDL, encoded by the exons ATGCTATGGTGCATCTTTCCCTATATTGCACACATCCTCGATGACGTGGACACCCTTCTGTTTGCAGATGAAAACATGGCAATGTCCGGCAGCCAAGCTGATGTCCGACTTCATCAGAAAGAAGATGGAGACGAGGAGGAGCTCCGAGCTTCCAGATCAGACAG TGGCAGTGGTGAGGATTCTCTCGATGGCCTTTTGAGGGGCTCCTGCCCTTTGACCCCGTCGCTGTCTCCGCGGAAGAGGAGCACGAGTCAGAGTAAAACGGAGCCGCCTCTGCTGAGGACCAATAAACGGACGATCTACACAGCAGGACGTCCGCCGTGGTACAACGTTACAGGGACCACCTTTAAAGAGGCTTTTGTTATTG gtttgtgtggtGGCAGTGCTTCAGGGAAAACCACAGTGGCCAATAAGATCATTGAGGCTCTGGACGTTCCGTGGGTCGTCCTGCTGTCCATGGACTCCTTCTACAAG GTGCTGAGCAAAGAGGAGCAGGAGCTCGCAGCCAGGAACGAGTACAACTTCGATCATCCGGACGCTTTCGACTTTGAGTTGCTTGTAACAGTCCTGAGGAAACTGAAGAAGGGCAAGAGCATCAAAGTGCCTGTCTATGACTTCACCACACACTCTCGTCGCAAAGagtgg AAAATTGTTTATGGGGCCAATGTTGTAATATTTGAGGGAATCTTGGCTTTTGCAAATAAGGAGCTTTTGAAG CTGCTGGACATGAAAGTGTTTGTGGACACCGACTCCGACATTCGGCTGGTCAGACGTCTGAAGCGGGACATCACGGAGCGAGGGCGTGACATCACAGGGGTCATCAAGCAGTACAACAAGTTTGTGAAACCTGCGTTTGAGCAATACATCGAGCCCACGGTCCAGGTGGCAGATATTGTGGTTCCAAGAG GTGGAGAGAACTTCGTAGCTCTGGAGCTGATTGTCCAGCACGTCCACAGCCagctggaaaag CGTGAAATCACAGTGAG ATCTGCCTTGGCTTCAGCACATCAGGGTCAGCCGTTACCCAGCACCCTGAGCGTGATGGAAAGCACACCACAGGTTCGGGGAATGCACACCATCATCAG gaatAAAGAGACGAACCGAGACGAGTTTATTTTCTACTCGAAGAGGTTGATGAGGCTCCTCATCGAGCATGCTCTGTCCTTCTTACCACTGAAG CCAGTGTCTGTTGAAACACCTCAGGGGACCATATACGAGGGGAAACGGCTCAGTGGGAAAAGG atcaccGGAGTGTCCATCCTGCGTGCAGGCGAGACGATGGAGCAGGCCCTGATGGCAGTGTGTAAAGATATTCGCCTGGGAAAAATCCTCATCCAGACGAACCATGACACCGGAGAGCCCGAG CTCCACTACCTGCGCTTGCCGAAGGACATCAGTGAGGATTACGTGATTCTGATGGACAGCACCGTGTCCACCGGGGCAGCTGCTCTCATGGCTATTCGAGTTTTACTC GACCATGATGTTGAGGAGGATAAaatcttcctcctctctctgctgATGGCGGAGATGGGCGTCCACTCCGTAGCCTACGCCTTTCCCAAGGTGCGCATCATCACCACAGCCGTGGATAAGAAGGTCAATGACGAGTTCCACATCATCCCAGGCATCG GAAACTTCGGGGACCGTTATTTTGGAACAGATGCTCCTTCAGACTGTTACGAAAGTGAAGAAGGGATGGATTTATGa
- the dusp10 gene encoding dual specificity protein phosphatase 10 isoform X2, which produces MPPSSLDDRFVVPFQFYLDTTYLEATVGTIVVEIQVTNLTYMPSSSSSTRSLTCGCNSASCCMVSTYEKDSQTQTLTQTPSQVSTSSPNLNSGVNYGGHGVFSRPTVGQTETYSAPSLTSSTPRAGVRIIHPSELAQKMTYCPTGHPVGPLPMIIDCRPFMDYNKSHIRGAVHINCSDKISRRRLQQGKITVLDLISSHQSKDSFRGIFSKEIIIYDERTLDPARLSASQPLSVVLESLRRDGRDPMVLRGGISSFRQSYEDLCEDSLQHQEGHDGGAAVALSGALPHTLPSSPDIENAELTTILPFLYLGNERDAQDLDQMQRLNIGYILNVTTHLPLYLYDLGMFKYKRLPATDSNKQNLRQYFEEAFEFIEAHQAGQGLLIHCQAGVSRSATIVIAYLMKHTWMTMTDAYKFVKMRRPIISPNLNFMGQLLEFEEDLNNGITPRILTPKLTGVETIV; this is translated from the exons ATGCCTCCATCCTCCCTCGATGACAGATTTGTGGTGCCGTTCCAATTTTATCTGGACACAACCTACCTGGAAGCCACCGTGGGCACCATTGTGGTGGAGATCCAGGTGACCAACCTTACTTATATGCCCTCATCCAGCAGCTCCACCCGTTCCCTGACGTGTGGATGCAACAGTGCCAGCTGTTGCATGGTGAGCACTTACGAAAAAGACAGCCAGACGCAGACCCTGACCCAAACACCAAGCCAGGTCAGTACAAGTAGCCCCAACTTGAACTCCGGCGTCAACTATGGCGGGCACGGAGTTTTCTCCAGGCCGACGGTGGGCCAGACTGAAACCTACAGTGCACCCAGTCTCACTTCTAGCACACCCAGAGCCGGCGTGCGTATCATCCACCCGAGCGAGCTGGCTCAGAAGATGACCTATTGCCCCACAGGTCATCCAGTAGGGCCTCTGCCCATGATAATAGACTGTAGACCCTTTATGGACTACAACAAGAGCCATATCCGAGGTGCTGTGCATATTAACTGCTCAGACAAGATCAGCCGCCGGCGTCTGCAGCAGGGCAAGATCACTGTGCTGGATCTCATTTCCTCTCACCAGAGCAAAGACTCCTTTAGGGGGATTTTTTCAAAAGAGATCATTATTTATGatgaaaggacactggacccaGCTCGACTCTCAGCCTCTCAACCTTTGAGTGTAGTTCTGGAGTCTCTACGAAGGGATGGAAGGGACCCAATGGTTCTCCGag GTGGAATCTCCAGCTTCAGACAGAGTTATGAGGACTTATGTGAGGACTCCCTACAACATCAGGAGGGTCACGATGGTGGTGCAGCTGTTGCCCTTTCAGGGGCACTACCTCACACGCTGCCCTCCAGCCCTGACATTGAGAATGCTGAGCTGACAACAATCCTGCCCTTCCTGTATCTGGGCAATGAGCGTGATGCACAGGACCTTGACCAAATGCAAAGGCTGAACATTGGGTACATCCTGAATGTTACCACACACCTCCCGCTATACCTCTATGACCTTGGGATGTTCAAGTATAAACGCTTACCTGCCACCGACAGCAACAAGCAGAACCTGCGACAGTACTTTGAAGAAGCATTTGAATTTATAG AAGCTCACCAGGCAGGCCAGGGTCTGCTCATTCACTGCCAGGCGGGTGTGTCACGGTCTGCCACTATCGTTATTGCGTACCTGATGAAACACACGTGGATGACCATGACGGATGCCTACAAGTTCGTCAAGATGCGAAGACCGATCATCTCGCCCAACCTCAACTTTATGGGCCAGCTCCTTGAGTTTGAAGAAGATCTCAACAATGGCATCACTCCTCGCATTCTCACACCCAAGCTGACCGGAGTAGAGACCATCGTATAG
- the dusp10 gene encoding dual specificity protein phosphatase 10 isoform X1: MPPSSLDDRFVVPFQFYLDTTYLEATVGTIVVEIQVTNLTYMPSSSSSTRSLTCGCNSASCCMVSTYEKDSQTQTLTQTPSQVSTSSPNLNSGVNYGGHGVFSRPTVGQTETYSAPSLTSSTPRAGVRIIHPSELAQKMTYCPTGHPVGPLPMIIDCRPFMDYNKSHIRGAVHINCSDKISRRRLQQGKITVLDLISSHQSKDSFRGIFSKEIIIYDERTLDPARLSASQPLSVVLESLRRDGRDPMVLRGGISSFRQSYEDLCEDSLQHQEGHDGGAAVALSGALPHTLPSSPDIENAELTTILPFLYLGNERDAQDLDQMQRLNIGYILNVTTHLPLYLYDLGMFKYKRLPATDSNKQNLRQYFEEAFEFIEEAHQAGQGLLIHCQAGVSRSATIVIAYLMKHTWMTMTDAYKFVKMRRPIISPNLNFMGQLLEFEEDLNNGITPRILTPKLTGVETIV; this comes from the exons ATGCCTCCATCCTCCCTCGATGACAGATTTGTGGTGCCGTTCCAATTTTATCTGGACACAACCTACCTGGAAGCCACCGTGGGCACCATTGTGGTGGAGATCCAGGTGACCAACCTTACTTATATGCCCTCATCCAGCAGCTCCACCCGTTCCCTGACGTGTGGATGCAACAGTGCCAGCTGTTGCATGGTGAGCACTTACGAAAAAGACAGCCAGACGCAGACCCTGACCCAAACACCAAGCCAGGTCAGTACAAGTAGCCCCAACTTGAACTCCGGCGTCAACTATGGCGGGCACGGAGTTTTCTCCAGGCCGACGGTGGGCCAGACTGAAACCTACAGTGCACCCAGTCTCACTTCTAGCACACCCAGAGCCGGCGTGCGTATCATCCACCCGAGCGAGCTGGCTCAGAAGATGACCTATTGCCCCACAGGTCATCCAGTAGGGCCTCTGCCCATGATAATAGACTGTAGACCCTTTATGGACTACAACAAGAGCCATATCCGAGGTGCTGTGCATATTAACTGCTCAGACAAGATCAGCCGCCGGCGTCTGCAGCAGGGCAAGATCACTGTGCTGGATCTCATTTCCTCTCACCAGAGCAAAGACTCCTTTAGGGGGATTTTTTCAAAAGAGATCATTATTTATGatgaaaggacactggacccaGCTCGACTCTCAGCCTCTCAACCTTTGAGTGTAGTTCTGGAGTCTCTACGAAGGGATGGAAGGGACCCAATGGTTCTCCGag GTGGAATCTCCAGCTTCAGACAGAGTTATGAGGACTTATGTGAGGACTCCCTACAACATCAGGAGGGTCACGATGGTGGTGCAGCTGTTGCCCTTTCAGGGGCACTACCTCACACGCTGCCCTCCAGCCCTGACATTGAGAATGCTGAGCTGACAACAATCCTGCCCTTCCTGTATCTGGGCAATGAGCGTGATGCACAGGACCTTGACCAAATGCAAAGGCTGAACATTGGGTACATCCTGAATGTTACCACACACCTCCCGCTATACCTCTATGACCTTGGGATGTTCAAGTATAAACGCTTACCTGCCACCGACAGCAACAAGCAGAACCTGCGACAGTACTTTGAAGAAGCATTTGAATTTATAG AAGAAGCTCACCAGGCAGGCCAGGGTCTGCTCATTCACTGCCAGGCGGGTGTGTCACGGTCTGCCACTATCGTTATTGCGTACCTGATGAAACACACGTGGATGACCATGACGGATGCCTACAAGTTCGTCAAGATGCGAAGACCGATCATCTCGCCCAACCTCAACTTTATGGGCCAGCTCCTTGAGTTTGAAGAAGATCTCAACAATGGCATCACTCCTCGCATTCTCACACCCAAGCTGACCGGAGTAGAGACCATCGTATAG